Proteins from a genomic interval of Danio rerio strain Tuebingen ecotype United States chromosome 4, GRCz12tu, whole genome shotgun sequence:
- the LOC108179161 gene encoding Schwann cell myelin protein-like isoform X2: MSVNVEMGTTEKIIIFCFLLQGVCCKDFNISLPKKIQALSGSCVIINCRFDINETYDKDLTERAAGVWYKDKHDTGSSPVFNSSASMQNSFIKGNITGELLDKDCTTVFYYVTSIHSGQYFFRIEGERKLKWTFAKSNVSVQVIESPVNPQVVLYVNEQELQGQQEVLEGRSVSLRCSAETLCSSPPATLTWSSTARILLSESSKLQELIISDLNFTAAQRHNRVTFTCSISYQLQDNNRTAHSSITLHVQYTPQISNSSCSSTNVTVCFCEVDGNPSPEVQWHLSGHPVSNSSNTFISEERMSNTSLRSFISLDHSLTHTNTLLCVSKNTHGTSTQLFHLDLVIQKEISNLFLILIGAAAGAFAIVMLCGVTYTCVRKNNGKLQPTDQGKESVNNVDEENQDDSVDANNIMMSSAGATTGNQESIIYSSIDFSNSKSRSLEVESVSCLHVEYAVVLRGSGGTAGAESSVRESTRSTEAQD, translated from the exons GTGTttgctgtaaagatttcaacATCAGTTTGCCAAAGAAGATTCAAGCTCTCAGTGGATCCTGTGTGATTATAAATTGCAGATTTGATATTAATGAAACATATGATAAAGACCTCACTGAGAGAGCTGCTGGAGTCTGGTATAAAGACAAACATGATACAGGCAGCAGCCCAGTGTTTAACTCTAGTGCATCAATGCAGAACTCTTTTATTAAAGGGAATATAACTGGAGAATTATTAGACAAGGACTGTACCACTGTCTTTTATTATGTCACATCAATTCACAGTGGTCAGTATTTCTTCAGAATTGAGGGTGAACGTAAACTGAAATGGACCTTTGCAAAAAGCAACGTTTCAGTACAGGTGATCG AGTCTCCGGTGAATCCTCAAGTTGTGCTGTATGTGAATGAGCAGGAGCTGCAGGGTCAGCAGGAGGTGTTGGAGGGCAGATCTGTGAGTCTGCGCTGCTCTGCTGAGACTCTCTGCTCTTCTCCTCCAGCAACTCTCACATGGAGCTCCACTGCCAGAATCCTCCTCAGTGAGAGCAGCAAACTACAGGAGCTCATCATCTCTGATCTGAACTTCACAGCTGCTCAGCGGCACAACAGAGTCACTTTCACCTGCTCTATAAGCTACCAGCTGCAGGACAACAACAGAACAGCTCACAGCAGCATCACATTACATGTGCAAT atACTCCTCAGATCTCAAACTCCAGCTGTTCCAGTACTAATGTAACTGTGTGTTTCTGTGAGGTTGATGGGAATCCCTCTCCTGAAGTGCAGTGGCATCTGTCTGGACATCCCGTCTCAAACTCTTCAAACACGTTCATCAGTGAAGAGCGAATGAGCAACACAAGCTTGAGGAGCTTCATCTCTCTAgatcactctctcacacacacaaacactctgctGTGTGTCAGTAAAAACACTCATGGCACATCAACTCAACTGTTTCATTTGGACTTGGTCATTCAAAAAGAAA tcTCAAATCTGTTCCTTATTCTGATTGGAGCTGCTGCTGGGGCTTTTGCGATTGTGATGTTGTGTGGTGTTACATATACGTGTGTCCG AAAAAACAATGGGAAACTTCAGCCGACTGACCAAGGAAAGGAAAGTGTTAATAATGTAGATGAA GAGAATCAAGATGACTCTGTTGATGCAAATAACATCATGATGTCATCTGCTGGAGCCACTACAGGAAATCAAGAGTCCATTAtttattcctccattgacttctcAAATTCTAAATCAAGGTCCCTGGAGGTGGAGAGCGTCTCTTGTCTTCATGTTGAATATGCAGTGGTCCTGCGCGGTTCTGGAGGAACAGCCGGCGCAGAGAGTTCAGTGAGAGAGTCTACAAGATCAACGGAAGCACAG GACTGA
- the LOC108179161 gene encoding uncharacterized protein isoform X1, giving the protein MSVNVEMGTTEKIIIFCFLLQGVCCKDFNISLPKKIQALSGSCVIINCRFDINETYDKDLTERAAGVWYKDKHDTGSSPVFNSSASMQNSFIKGNITGELLDKDCTTVFYYVTSIHSGQYFFRIEGERKLKWTFAKSNVSVQVIESPVNPQVVLYVNEQELQGQQEVLEGRSVSLRCSAETLCSSPPATLTWSSTARILLSESSKLQELIISDLNFTAAQRHNRVTFTCSISYQLQDNNRTAHSSITLHVQYTPQISNSSCSSTNVTVCFCEVDGNPSPEVQWHLSGHPVSNSSNTFISEERMSNTSLRSFISLDHSLTHTNTLLCVSKNTHGTSTQLFHLDLVIQKEISNLFLILIGAAAGAFAIVMLCGVTYTCVRKNNGKLQPTDQGKESVNNVDEENQDDSVDANNIMMSSAGATTGNQESIIYSSIDFSNSKSRSLEVESVSCLHVEYAVVLRGSGGTAGAESSVRESTRSTEAQVIVRADELTKQTKSKQPEEELFEEDSQLYAKVHKRHNP; this is encoded by the exons GTGTttgctgtaaagatttcaacATCAGTTTGCCAAAGAAGATTCAAGCTCTCAGTGGATCCTGTGTGATTATAAATTGCAGATTTGATATTAATGAAACATATGATAAAGACCTCACTGAGAGAGCTGCTGGAGTCTGGTATAAAGACAAACATGATACAGGCAGCAGCCCAGTGTTTAACTCTAGTGCATCAATGCAGAACTCTTTTATTAAAGGGAATATAACTGGAGAATTATTAGACAAGGACTGTACCACTGTCTTTTATTATGTCACATCAATTCACAGTGGTCAGTATTTCTTCAGAATTGAGGGTGAACGTAAACTGAAATGGACCTTTGCAAAAAGCAACGTTTCAGTACAGGTGATCG AGTCTCCGGTGAATCCTCAAGTTGTGCTGTATGTGAATGAGCAGGAGCTGCAGGGTCAGCAGGAGGTGTTGGAGGGCAGATCTGTGAGTCTGCGCTGCTCTGCTGAGACTCTCTGCTCTTCTCCTCCAGCAACTCTCACATGGAGCTCCACTGCCAGAATCCTCCTCAGTGAGAGCAGCAAACTACAGGAGCTCATCATCTCTGATCTGAACTTCACAGCTGCTCAGCGGCACAACAGAGTCACTTTCACCTGCTCTATAAGCTACCAGCTGCAGGACAACAACAGAACAGCTCACAGCAGCATCACATTACATGTGCAAT atACTCCTCAGATCTCAAACTCCAGCTGTTCCAGTACTAATGTAACTGTGTGTTTCTGTGAGGTTGATGGGAATCCCTCTCCTGAAGTGCAGTGGCATCTGTCTGGACATCCCGTCTCAAACTCTTCAAACACGTTCATCAGTGAAGAGCGAATGAGCAACACAAGCTTGAGGAGCTTCATCTCTCTAgatcactctctcacacacacaaacactctgctGTGTGTCAGTAAAAACACTCATGGCACATCAACTCAACTGTTTCATTTGGACTTGGTCATTCAAAAAGAAA tcTCAAATCTGTTCCTTATTCTGATTGGAGCTGCTGCTGGGGCTTTTGCGATTGTGATGTTGTGTGGTGTTACATATACGTGTGTCCG AAAAAACAATGGGAAACTTCAGCCGACTGACCAAGGAAAGGAAAGTGTTAATAATGTAGATGAA GAGAATCAAGATGACTCTGTTGATGCAAATAACATCATGATGTCATCTGCTGGAGCCACTACAGGAAATCAAGAGTCCATTAtttattcctccattgacttctcAAATTCTAAATCAAGGTCCCTGGAGGTGGAGAGCGTCTCTTGTCTTCATGTTGAATATGCAGTGGTCCTGCGCGGTTCTGGAGGAACAGCCGGCGCAGAGAGTTCAGTGAGAGAGTCTACAAGATCAACGGAAGCACAGGTGATTGTGAGAGCAGATGAGCTTACTAAACAAACAAAGTCAAAACAACCAGAGGAAGAGCTGTTTGAAGAAGACTCTCAGCTCTATGCAAAGGTTCATAAACGCCATAATCCATAG
- the LOC108179161 gene encoding uncharacterized protein isoform X3, giving the protein MQNSFIKGNITGELLDKDCTTVFYYVTSIHSGQYFFRIEGERKLKWTFAKSNVSVQVIESPVNPQVVLYVNEQELQGQQEVLEGRSVSLRCSAETLCSSPPATLTWSSTARILLSESSKLQELIISDLNFTAAQRHNRVTFTCSISYQLQDNNRTAHSSITLHVQYTPQISNSSCSSTNVTVCFCEVDGNPSPEVQWHLSGHPVSNSSNTFISEERMSNTSLRSFISLDHSLTHTNTLLCVSKNTHGTSTQLFHLDLVIQKEISNLFLILIGAAAGAFAIVMLCGVTYTCVRKNNGKLQPTDQGKESVNNVDEENQDDSVDANNIMMSSAGATTGNQESIIYSSIDFSNSKSRSLEVESVSCLHVEYAVVLRGSGGTAGAESSVRESTRSTEAQVIVRADELTKQTKSKQPEEELFEEDSQLYAKVHKRHNP; this is encoded by the exons ATGCAGAACTCTTTTATTAAAGGGAATATAACTGGAGAATTATTAGACAAGGACTGTACCACTGTCTTTTATTATGTCACATCAATTCACAGTGGTCAGTATTTCTTCAGAATTGAGGGTGAACGTAAACTGAAATGGACCTTTGCAAAAAGCAACGTTTCAGTACAGGTGATCG AGTCTCCGGTGAATCCTCAAGTTGTGCTGTATGTGAATGAGCAGGAGCTGCAGGGTCAGCAGGAGGTGTTGGAGGGCAGATCTGTGAGTCTGCGCTGCTCTGCTGAGACTCTCTGCTCTTCTCCTCCAGCAACTCTCACATGGAGCTCCACTGCCAGAATCCTCCTCAGTGAGAGCAGCAAACTACAGGAGCTCATCATCTCTGATCTGAACTTCACAGCTGCTCAGCGGCACAACAGAGTCACTTTCACCTGCTCTATAAGCTACCAGCTGCAGGACAACAACAGAACAGCTCACAGCAGCATCACATTACATGTGCAAT atACTCCTCAGATCTCAAACTCCAGCTGTTCCAGTACTAATGTAACTGTGTGTTTCTGTGAGGTTGATGGGAATCCCTCTCCTGAAGTGCAGTGGCATCTGTCTGGACATCCCGTCTCAAACTCTTCAAACACGTTCATCAGTGAAGAGCGAATGAGCAACACAAGCTTGAGGAGCTTCATCTCTCTAgatcactctctcacacacacaaacactctgctGTGTGTCAGTAAAAACACTCATGGCACATCAACTCAACTGTTTCATTTGGACTTGGTCATTCAAAAAGAAA tcTCAAATCTGTTCCTTATTCTGATTGGAGCTGCTGCTGGGGCTTTTGCGATTGTGATGTTGTGTGGTGTTACATATACGTGTGTCCG AAAAAACAATGGGAAACTTCAGCCGACTGACCAAGGAAAGGAAAGTGTTAATAATGTAGATGAA GAGAATCAAGATGACTCTGTTGATGCAAATAACATCATGATGTCATCTGCTGGAGCCACTACAGGAAATCAAGAGTCCATTAtttattcctccattgacttctcAAATTCTAAATCAAGGTCCCTGGAGGTGGAGAGCGTCTCTTGTCTTCATGTTGAATATGCAGTGGTCCTGCGCGGTTCTGGAGGAACAGCCGGCGCAGAGAGTTCAGTGAGAGAGTCTACAAGATCAACGGAAGCACAGGTGATTGTGAGAGCAGATGAGCTTACTAAACAAACAAAGTCAAAACAACCAGAGGAAGAGCTGTTTGAAGAAGACTCTCAGCTCTATGCAAAGGTTCATAAACGCCATAATCCATAG
- the LOC108183407 gene encoding uncharacterized protein: MLMKDILFSPTRAIKPVLPSCCLQIGQVFATTLSYHFWTECVNEDMDTADKIITFCFLLQGVCCRDFNISLPEKIQALSGSCVVIKCRFDINDTYDKNLTERAAGYWFKSGTNVDKNLIFNSSESMQNLFIKGKITGKLTDKDCTTVFYEVTSIHSGQYMFRIEGEGGLKWTYNKTNVSLDVIESPMNPRVVLYVDKQELQGQQEVLEGRSVSLRCSAETLCSSPPATLTWSSTARILLSESSKLQELINSDLNFTAARRHHRVTFTCSISYQLQDNNRTAHSSITLHVQYAPQILNSSCNIGNVTVCFCEVDGNPSPVVEWHLSGRLILNSSNTFISEERLSNTSLRSVISLHQSLTHTNTLLCVSKNTLGNASHLFQHLPSTACDTCLSYTFMLIGVPVLASAILVSVIICVRKARGKLQLAKEEEWKNGSSQNAIKENEGDSIYVTMSSVGTAKENLVVDSVSCLHDDYVVIYRGGAAKAKSSVKESSNSTEAQVIVRADELTKQTQSKQSEEELFEEVSQLYAKIKRRST; the protein is encoded by the exons ATGTTAATGAAAGACATTCTGTTTTCCCCTACAAG GGCTATCAAGCCTGTTCTTCCCTCGTGCTGCTTGCAAATTGGCCAG gtTTTTGCAACCACACTGTCTTATCATTTCTG GACTGAGTGTGTTAATGAAGACATGGACACTGCTGACAAAATCATTACCTTCTGTTTTCTCTTACAAg GTGTTTGCTGTAGAGATTTCAACATCAGTTTGCCAGAGAAGATTCAAGCTCTCAGTGGATCCTGTGTGGTTATAAAATGCAGATTTGACATTAATGACACATATGATAAAAACCTCACTGAGAGAGCTGCTGGATACTGGTTTAAAAGTGGGACTAATGTGGacaaaaatctaatatttaaCTCTAGTGAATCAATGCAGAACTTATTTATTAAAGGGAAAATAACTGGAAAATTAACAGACAAGGACTGTACCACTGTCTTTTATGAGGTCACATCAATTCACAGTGGTCAGTATATGTTTAGGATTGAGGGTGAAGGTGGACTGAAATGGACCTACAACAAAACCAATGTTTCACTAGATGTGATTG agtctCCGATGAATCCGCGAGTTGTGTTGTATGTGGATAAGCAGGAGCTGCAGGGTCAGCAGGAGGTGTTGGAGGGCAGATCTGTGAGTCTGCGCTGCTCTGCTGAGACTCTCTGCTCTTCTCCTCCAGCAACTCTCACATGGAGCTCCACTGCCAGAATCCTCCTCAGTGAGAGCAGCAAACTACAGGAGCTCATCAACTCTGATCTGAACTTCACTGCTGCTCGGCGGCACCACAGAGTCACTTTCACCTGCTCTATAAGCTACCAGCTGCAGGACAACAACAGAACAGCTCACAGCAGCATCACATTACATGTGCAGT ATGCTCCTCAGATCCTAAACTCCAGCTGTAACATTGGGAATGTAACTGTGTGTTTCTGCGAGGTTGATGGGAATCCGTCTCCTGTAGTGGAGTGGCATCTGTCTGGACGTCTCATCTTGAACTCTTCAAACACGTTCATCAGTGAAGAGCGATTAAGCAACACAAGCTTGAGGAGCGTCATCTCTTTACAtcagtctctcacacacacaaacactctgctGTGTGTCAGTAAAAACACTCTTGGCAATGCAAGTCATCTGTTTCAACATCTTCCATCTACTGCATGTGATACAT GTTTGAGTTATACCTTTATGCTGATTGGTGTTCCTGTTCTGGCTTCGGCAATTTTGGTGTCTGTCATTATATGTGTACG aaaAGCGCGTGGGAAACTGCAACTAGCTAAAGAAGAAGAATGGAAAAATGGAAGCAGTCAAAATGCAATCAAG GAGAATGAAGGAGACTCTATTTATGTCACGATGTCATCTGTTGGAACAGCCAAAGAAAATCTGGTGGTGGACAGCGTCTCTTGTCTTCATGATGACTATGTAGTGATATATCGTGGAGGAGCAGCAAAAGCAAAGAGTTCAGTGAAAGAGTCTTCAAATTCAACAGAAGCGCAGGTGATTGTAAGGGCAGATGAGCTTACTAAACAAACACAGTCAAAGCAATCAGAGGAAGAGCTGTTTGAAGAAGTCTCTCAGCTTTATGCAAAGATAAAACGTCGTAGTACATAG